The stretch of DNA ACTGCTGCGTCATCTGGGATATTGATTCCTGCGTCACATTCTAAACAATTCATTACGATCCTTCTCACCTCTTGTTTGATAATTTATTAGCTTCTGTTGTTTGCAGTCCCCACAGCTCTACAAATCCTGTTGCCTTTCTTTGATCAAAGGCGGATCCCTTACCGTAGGTTGCAATGTCATGGCTATACAAAGAGTACTTGGATTTTCTTCCAACCACTCGGAAGCTTCCCTTGTATAGCTTGAGTTTAACTGTGCCAGTCACTACCTTTTGGGACTGGTCGATGAACTTGTCCAAGTCTCGCTTCAGTGGGTCTTGCCACAGTCCGGAATAGGCAAGCCATGTCCACTCTTGGTCTACTAGAGCCTTGAACTTGTTTTGGTGCTTTGTGTGCACCATTTTCTCCAGGTCAGAATGTGCCTCAATTAGGCACAGCGCAGCTGGGGTCTCGTAGACTTCGCGTGATTTGATTCCGACTACGCGGTCTTCAATGTGGTCTACTATGCCTACTCCGCACGAGCCTGCTACTTGGTTTACATATTCGATTAGTTTGATTGGCGATAATCTCTTTTTGTCAACTGCAACTGGGATTCCCTGATCAAATTCAATCTCTAGGTATTTTGCCTTGTCTGGCAGGTTCTTTGTCTTTACCCAGATGAATGCGTCCTCTGGCGGTTCTGCGTATGGGTCTTCTAGGTTCCCACCTTCTATGGCACGTCCCCAGAGATTCTGATCAATAGAGAACTTCTTTGATACCGAGTCAATTGGAATTCCGTGTTTGTTTGCAAATTCTAGCTCTGTGGTTCGATCCAGATTTAGGTCTCTGATTGGAGCAATGATTGGCAGATTAGAGCCAGAGCCAAACGTTACATCAAATCGCACCTGGTCATTTCCTTTACCTGTACAGCCATGTGCCAGCGCATCTACTTTTTCCTTTTTTGCTATCTCTAGTACTTTTTGCGCAATTAATGGTCTTGCCAGCGAAGTTGCAAGACAATATTTTTTCTGGTATAGGGCGTTTGCCTTAATCGACGGATGAATAAAGTCGTCAACAAACTCTTGCTTTGCATCAATATTGTAATGTCGTAATACTCCTAGGTTTTTTGCCTTGGCAGCGATTTTTTTCTGGTCGCTTCCCTCTCCAACATCTACCGTAACAGTGATGACATCCATTCGGTGTTTTTCTTGTAGGTATTTGATAACAACCGAAGTGTCCAGTCCTCCAGAAAAAGCAAGCACTGCCTTTTGTTTCATTAGAGCTTTTTCGTTAAATGATTTGCATTTATCCTTTTTGTTGATCTGGTTTGATTTGAAACATTTCTGATTCTAAAAATTTGGAAAAAATAATCGAGCCGAAAAATTAGCTATAGCTGCAGCTAAAATCCGATCACTATTTAACCAAAGTTTCATAACGCTGTTTTATGAAAATTCTGCCTTTGGCTGGTGCAGCAGTTGCGGCAATAGTTGCGATTTTTGTGATTTTGAGCGTGGTTTCTGCCAATGATCCGAACAAAAACGAGGTCCGAGTCGCCTTTTTTGCAAACATCTCACATGCAGTTCCTATAGTTGGGATGGAAAATGGGTACTATAGCGATCAGCTTGGCGAGACCAAAATCAAGACCAAAATTGTTGATTCCGGCCCAGAGGCAATAGAGGCATTATTTGCAAATTCAATAGACATAGCATATGTCGGACCAGCACCATTTGTCAATGGATATGTAAAATCTGGAGGAGAGGGAATCAAGATTATCTCTGGTGCCGCAAACAATGGAGCTAGCTTTGTGGTGCAAAAGGATTCTACTATATCTGGTCCGTCTGACCTTGCTGGCAAAAAAATTGCAGCTCCATTTGTTGGAAACACGCAAGATGTTTCCCTGAGAAATTACTTGGCAGAAAATGGACTAAAGCCAGCTGAAAAAGGAGGAAACGTCATTATCTATAACATAGCAAATGCAGAAATCAACACCATATTTGCCAAAGGAGAAATTGATGCGGCGTGGGTTCCAGAGCCGACAGCTACGATGCTAGTTGAAAACCTTGGAGGAAAGCGACTCTTCCAAGAAGAGGAACTGTGGCCTGCAAAAAGATTCCCCTCTGTCGTGTTGATTGGCAGGGCTGACTATATCGAAAAGCATCCTGAAGTGATACAGAAATGGCTTGTGGCGCACCAGCAGGCAATAGACTGGATAAACCAAAACCCGCAGCAAACAGAATCTACATACATTAAATTCTACAAATCTCACACTGGAAAAACACTCAAAGAAAACATTGTTCACAATTCCTTTTCCAATATAGTGTACACTTCGGAAGTCGATGTTGATGCAATCAAGATTTTTGCAGAGCGTGCCTATTCACTTGGATATCTGGGAAGAGACGGATACAACCTAGATGACATTTATGCTGACACAATAGAGGAGATACCATGGCAAAGCTAGAGGCAAAAAACATTGTCAAGTATTTTGAGCATGATGGCAAGCCGCTCAAGGCACTGGGCGGAATCAACCTCACCGTAGAGGATGGCGACTTTGTGTGCTTGGTAGGGCCGTCTGGATGTGGCAAGTCTACATTTTTGAGAATTGCGGCCGGCCTGCAAAAGCCAGACGAAGGCCAAATTCTGCTTGATAATAGGCCAATTACAAAGACAGGCCCTGATAGAATCATGGTGTTCCAAGAAGGTGCACTATTCCCATGGCTCAAGGTTCGCGACAATGTTGAATTTGGCTTGAAAATAGCTGGAATTCCGGAATCAGAACGACACCAAATATCTGACCGATATCTGGACATGATGCAGCTATCAAAATTTGCCAATTCGTACACGTATCAGCTATCAACCGGAATGAGACAAAGAGTAGCGATAGCTAGGGCATTGGTGATGGATCCGGAAATTTTACTGATGGATGAGCCATTTGCAGCACTAGACGCACAGACCAGAGATCTATTGTTAGTTGAAATGCAAATGATCTGGCAGAAAACAAAAAAGACCATAATATTTGTCACGCACAGCATTTCAGAATCGACTGTTCTTGGAAACAAAGTTGTGGTGTTTACTCATCGTCCTTCTACTATCAAGAAAACAATTCCAATTGATCACAAAAGACCAAGACTGGTAGAAGACGAAACCCTGATTCCATATCAGAGGGAGATTTCTGCATTGCTGCGACCGGAGGTAAAAGCTACGGAGGACTCGCAATGAGGGCAAAGTCGCTAGGCAAGAAAATTGGATTCTATGTGGGTATAGTTCTGGTGTGGCAGGCATTGGATATGGCAAATGTCTGGCCAGACAGTGTGTTTCCGTCTCCATATGAGGTAGCCGAAGACTTGGGGTATGGTGCAGCTGATGGCACACTATGGATTGGAATAGGAACCAGCCTTTGGAGGCTGGCAGCTGGCTTTGCAATTGCGGTGGCAGGCGGAATAATGCTTGGAATATTCATGGCGCGAGTCAATACCGTCAATGAGACAATTGGCTCTATTGTACTTGGATTGCAGTCAATTCCCTCTGTTGCGTGGGCACCACTTGCAATAATCTGGTTTGGCCTAACTGATGCCGGAATTATTTTTGTTACAGTTGCTGGTGCATTGTTTGCAGTTACTATCAATACGTATACTGGTGTTAAGAGCATCAATCCTGACTTTATTGCGGCTGCTCAAAACATGGGTGCAAAAGGCGAGCAGCTAATCACCAAGGTCTTGATTCCAGCAGCATTTCCATATCTGATCACTGGATTCAAACAGGGATGGGCATTTGGTTGGCGTGGTGTGGTTGGTGCAGAATTACTGTTCTCATTTTTGGGTCTTGGGTTTTTGCTAAATGTTGGACGTCAATTATCCGATGTGTCCCAAGTAATTGCGATGATGATTGTAATAATGATTATTGGTATTGTAATTGATGGACTGATCTTCAAGCGGCTGGAAGACAAAGTCATGGCAAGATGGGGCTTGAGATAGTTCTAATCTATCTGTGCCGAAACGGTTATTGAGTAAAAAGTGCAAAACACATACCGCCACTTGATGTGACTGAATCCTGTTGAAGTTGAATCCGAATTAATTATTTTTTAAAAAGCATCCAAATTCTAGAGCCGATAAAAATTGCAACAGCTGCAACAATTGCAGCAATCATAATTATTTGTCCTAAATTTTCCAACATTCACACCTCTGTTTTTGTATGTTCATAATTTCTGATTATTGTTTCAAGCCTAGTGATTCCAATTGTCACTAAACTCGATGATTTTTCTATCAAGACCAAGTTACAACTTTATCTCCATGTCTAGAAAAAGCTAAAAACAATCCTAATGTTATGCGCCTATTTGCCCTCACAGGAAGTATCTCGTGATAATAAATTGGATTAATTATCACCAAATCTCCTTGGTTTGGCTTTATTTTGACAGATTGGTTGCAATCTGAAATCACATTCTTTGAATAGCCAAAATTGATGTTACGATACTTTTCATCTGATTTTTTCCATGATTTTTTGTGTAATACTAATTCTCCCCCTTTTTGAGATTGTTGAATGTATAATACTGTAGATAATTGAATTGGAAATTTAGAAACATCAAAACTTCTTGCTTCAAACCTTGCACTGTCTCTGTGTATTGGAGCAAAATCTCCTAATTCATGCAGTCTGATTACTCCACATGCATATTTTTTGCCGTTCTCAACTGCAATGGTGACCTGCTTTTCAGGAAAGAGCACTTGTAATGCATTGTGAATTTTTTTTCTTGGATCCTCCAAATCCGAAAACAGTTCACATATTGTTTTTCTTAATGCATCTGCTTGAATAAAATATTCTGATTTTCTAGAAATAAATGATACAAGCGAAACACCTATTTTCTTAATTTTTTGATTATTTTCAAAGGTTTTTGCCTCAATTCTTTGGGCTATTGTTTTACATGAATCATCATTGTAAAAATTTTTAATTATTAATGCAGGAGACTCCCCCGTGATGATTTTCTCTAGGGTTTTTTTATTTTGACCTATCTCTTTGTACTCCATTTCTATTGGGTTCCATTGCAAATTCATCTAATACCCGCCTTGTCCCGAATGTGAAACAACTGATTTAAGAGTCCCATCATTTTCTCTGTTTTTGATTTCACATTTTACAAATGATCCGCCCAAATTTTGTTCTAATTGCTCTATTGTACATTCATTGAGATCTACAGGAAGGCTCATTATGTCAGTTTGAAAAACTTTTATTTTCTCAATTTCTGAATAATCGTTTTTATTCCCATTTTTTTTGTGTGTTACATTTAATTCAAAAATCTGGCCTGACAAAACTTTTCCTACATTTCCCCAAATTATATCCATAAGTCCATTTGTATTTTCTAATATTTAGGAAATGACTTCTTTTTACATCTAGTGGTAACTAATTACAATTAGCGGCATGATCATTTCAAATCATTTCTTAATCTTTAACGAAACCAAAAACGCAACAACACAAATCCCGACTGCAAAATACATCACAGCAACCTGGTTATACCAAAATGCTATGGAACCAGCAACAACAGGTCCTATCACATTTGCAATTGATATGGTGGAATTGAACACTCCAGTAGACGTCGACTTTGGATTATTCTCCATTAGGTGAATGCTTCCACCAATATACAAAAACGCCCATGTTACCCCAACTAGTGCCATACATGGAATTGCCATCCACCATGAATTCATCACGGCCATTCCAGCAAAGACAAACACAGTAAGACCAATCCCAATCTTGAATTTAGTCACATTTTTTGTGCGGATTTTAGTTCCCATCAGATTCATCAAAATAAACGAAGTAGCAGTGTTTGCAACATACACCATGGACACTTCATACAATTTGGCGCCAAATGTCTGCGTCAGAACCAGTGGAAGTATGGTCCAAACCGATGTTGCACCAATGTGGCGCAACAAAAGCGACAAGAACAGATACTTGTTTTTTGCAATGACTTTTTTTGTAGCGCCAGATTCTACCTCCTTTGGCATCGTATAGTTTGGCATCTTGGCAGAAAATGCAAGGCCTGCCAAAAACAAGCCGGCACTGATCAAAAATATTGTCTTTTCATTGTTTGCAACACCAGCAGCTACAATTCCAGCAAGCCATCCTAATGCATGAAATGAAATAACTGATGCTACTTTGGACTTGTCCTTGCCAGATTCATAGGTGTATGCAAGCATTGCAGGCACCATCATACCACTTGCAACACCAGCTCCTAAACGCACCAAAAGCAGGTAAAACGAATTATCTGCAATATAGTGAAGGCCAAACATTACCGCACAGCTAACAAAGCCAATTCGAATGAATGTCAGCCTTACTCCTTTAGCATCAGAGATTCTGCCAAAATACAGGCTGGATAGAATTTGTGCTAGAAAAAATGATGCTATGGTAAGGCCTACTTCGAATATGTTGCTTGTGAGAGATTGCGCCAAAATTGGCATGAAAACGTAAATGATGGATACGCCAGCATGTTGGAAAAATGTGGCGCCTCGCAGTAGATTGTTTAGTTGTTGCATGAATTTTTTACTTGTATACGATCATAACTCTGATTAATTTAATTCAAAGTGATGATCTATAGCACAAAATATTCTGCATCTGGATGGTGTACAACTATTGCCGCAGTGGATTGCTCTGGTATTATTTGACCTGCCTCAGTTAGCGTCATGCCAGATTTTGCAGGATCAATTAGATTCCACACCAAATGGTGCTGTGAGACATCTGGGCAGCTTGGATAGCCCCATGAATATCGCAGGCCTCGTTTTCCACTGATTTTCAACTCTTCTCGGATTCTCTGGTTTATCAGCTCAGCCATTGCCTCAGCCGTCTCTACTGCCAAACCATGCAAATAGTATGCGTCGGTATAGCGGTCCTCCTTGTTCCATCTGTCGATTATTTCTTGGACTTTATTTCCAACAGTCACTGCCTGAAATGCAACAAGATCGTTCTCACCAAAGTAATCAGTCAGACACAGGTGCTTGCTTTGCGCAGATCTTGGAAAGTCAAACTCCACAGTTCCATTTGGGCCATCCACTAGGAGCTTGTCTCTTCCATGACACACAAAATATCCGTACACTGCACGAGGCTCAAAGAGATTTTCATCCATCACCTTTTTCTTCCATTCTGCAAGCATCTTTTCACCTTCAACATCTGCATTTTCCATTCCTCGACCTCGCAGACCCCACGACAGCACAAAGAGCGACTTTTTTGACAGCTTTTCCCAGATTTTGTTCAGATCAAAGTCCTTTGGTTCTAATCTGATTGGTTGGCCCAACACTGGCGCTACCGGCGGAGTCACCGGTTTTACATCGGATCGTGGCAGCTCGCCCTGTGATTTTTCTATTTTAGTTTCCTTCCAGTTTTGGATCTTTTCTTGCCATTCTGAAATGAATTGTGATCTTTGCGGCGAAACCAGTCTGTCCATTGTCTTTAGGCCATCAAACATTGTCTTGCAGTAAAACACACCATGCGGGTAGATTGCGCCTTCCTTTGCAATTCTGTTGATATAGTTGGAGTTGATTGCAGCACCTCCACACAATACTGGAATCGCAAGCTTGTTTTCTCGCGCAAATTCTACAAAATGTTGCATTTGCTTTGATGTAGATACCAATAATGCAGAAAGGCCTATTGCGTCTGGCTTGACTTCGTTGATTTTTTCCACAAATTTCTGTAATGGTACCTGCTTTCCCAAATCGTACACAGTATAGCCATTGTTTTCAAAGATTGTTTTCACTAGGTTCTTGCCAATATCATGCACATCGCCATATACAGTACCAAGTACAAGCTTGCCCTTGCTTGTTCCTTCTTCCTTTAGCAGATATTTTTCCAATTCTACTACTGCCGCCTTCATACATTCGGCAGACTTTAGCACAAACGGTAGGATCAATTCACCTGCACCAAATTTGTCGCCTACTTCCTTCATTGCAGGCAACAGATCATCGTTTAGCGTGGTTATGGCCGCATCATGCGTTGTTTCTTTTGGTGCATCAATGATTTTTCTGCCATCCTTCTCTGATATGGCGATTTTTTGAGTAATTTTTTCAGCTATTGCAGATACAACATCGTTTTCAATTCCATCCTTGAGGCGATTCACAATTCTGAAATTGGCTCGTTTTCCTGCAGGCCAGCTTGGGTCGACTTCAACCTTTTTGGCACTGGCAACCTGTGTGCCGGCCTTTTCAAAGTGAGCAATCACCTCTGCCAGGGCATTGGGGTGCGTATTGAATATTAAGTCCTCCACCAGCTTGCGCTCTTTGGCATCAATTTCCGGATATGGGACTATCTCCTTGGCATTGACTATTGCGGAATCAAGGCCTGCCTTTACAGCATGATACAAAAACACGGAATTGAGTATCTTGCGTGCAGCAGGAGCCAGGCCAAACGAAATGTTGCTCAAGCCCAAAGTGGTAAATGCATTTGGGAATCTTTTTTTGACTAGCTTGATTCCTTCCAGTGTGTTTTTTCCGGCATCCAAAAATTCCGCCTCGCCAGTGGCAAGTGTAAATGTCAGCACATCAAAGACAAACTGGTCCTCTCGCAGGCCGTATTTTTTTCCAGTCTCGTACAACAGTTCCGCAGTTTCCAGCTTTTCCTGCGGAGTCTTTGCCATCCCCCTTGGGCCAATGCACAGCGCAATTGCCGGCAGGCCGTATTTTGCCATGATTGGCGCAAGCTTGTGAAATCTGGAACCGTCGCCTTCCAGGTTAATCGAGTTTATCATGGGCTTGCCAGGAATCTGGCGAATCGATGACTCTATCACGTTGGGATCAGTTGAATCAATTACAAGTGGCGCATCGATTTCCAGCGACAGTCTTTTTACAAGTTTTTTCATAAATTCAAGCTCATCAGATCTCTCTGTTGTCGCAACGCAAACATCAAGACAGTGCGCACCATCCTCCACTTGGGTTCGAGCCAAGTCGATTAGTCCGTCAAAGTCATCAGACAGTACCAGCTGCTTTGCCTTCTTGGAGCCCTGCGTGTTTAACCTCTCGCCTATTATCATTGGCGCAGGCTCTTGTCGTAGTTCTACTGCCTTTAGTGATGAGCTTACTCGTGGAATCTTCATCTTGTTTCAAAAATTCTTGCTTTTTGTAAATATATGACGGTTTTTCTATTATTTACCGTGTAGTTAGGGTATATTGCGCAATAATATGAGCCTCGTATGATAATATCGAAATTTTTTACAATTTGATATGCTTTTTCCATATTTGTTATAAACAATACTTTTATCAGAGTATGAGATTCGCACTTTTAGTGCGAAAATCCCATGTCATCATATGATAAACCCCACAAAAGCGATGACATCGTGACAGTATGCTACAAGTTCCTAGGCCAACCAGAGGACAAAATCCAGTGCACCTATTTCCAGTACAAAAACCTCAAAGAGCTACCGGACATGGAGTATTGTAAAATAATAAAAGAATAAGAATAGGTTTACTCGGACATTTTCTTGACAAAATCCGAAATCAGTTCATCGCCAAATGTAACTGTCTTGTCCTCAACTAGTGTCTTGATTTTCTGCCAGTCTGCGCGACTCATCTTTTTTGTCTGCATCAGGCCAGCCGTTACCAGTATGTTTAGTACCACTGAAAGACTCCATGTCTGGTCTGTCTTTTCAATTAGTCGGGCTTGGATTCTGCGTACCTTTGTCTCTATTTCTTTTTCTAGTGTGATGCTTTTCTTGCTTTTTGGAACTGATTTTGTTGTCATTGGGTTTCCTCTGGGATCTTGATATAAAAATCCCATCTGCCAAATGTGGAAAAGTCACGCTTTACTCCATTGTGATGGTATTTATGAACAGCACCAACCCTATATTGTGCAGTTCCCTTTTTTGGTAATTCACACGGTATTATTTTCGCGCATCAATTACTTTGCGCAGTGCGGAAATGTGGGCAGGATTTGTCCCACAGCAACCGCCGATTATTCGCACCTTTTTGTATTTTGACAAAAAGTCGCCTAGCGCATCAGACATCTTCTCCGGCGTCATCTTGTACACTGCATGGCCTCCCTCGTTTTCCGGCATGCCGGCGTTTGGCACCACAAGCAAATTCAGGTCGTTTTGCTCATCCAGCCACTGGACGCTGGACGTCATCTCTATTGGCCCAGTAGAACAGTTGAGGCCAAACACGTCAATCCCCATGTCAGATACCGTAGTGTATGCAGCCTGGACGTTTGTGCCCAAGAGCATCTTTCCGTACTGGTCTAGCGTTACATTTGCAATGAGTGGAATTTTTTTGGTTTTTGCCATTGCCTCATGTGCGCCTTCGATTGCAAGCTTTACTTCTAAAATGTCCTGGCTGGTCTCTATTAGTAGCGCATCCACTCCTCCCAAGATCAGCCCTTCTGCCTGTAATGCATATGCCTCTCTGATTTTTTCTAACGAAATTTGGCCCAAGTCTGGATCGTTGGAGCTTGGCAAAAATCCGGTGGGACCCATGCTACCAATGACGTATCGCGGCTTGTCGGTGAACTCAGATGCAACACTGCATGCAAGCTCGGCAATTTTTTTGTTCATCTCTATTGTCTTGTCGCCAAACCCGTATTCGTCGAGTTTTAGCTTGTTAGAGCCAAACGAGTTTGTCTCGATGCAGTCGGCACCTGCCTCCAGATAGCTGCGATGAATTTTTTTAATCCATTCCGGTCTTGTCAGTACTAGTCCGTCATTGAATCCGTCCTTGCCGTCTGGAAAGTCCTCT from Candidatus Nitrosotenuis aquarius encodes:
- a CDS encoding ABC transporter ATP-binding protein — protein: MAKLEAKNIVKYFEHDGKPLKALGGINLTVEDGDFVCLVGPSGCGKSTFLRIAAGLQKPDEGQILLDNRPITKTGPDRIMVFQEGALFPWLKVRDNVEFGLKIAGIPESERHQISDRYLDMMQLSKFANSYTYQLSTGMRQRVAIARALVMDPEILLMDEPFAALDAQTRDLLLVEMQMIWQKTKKTIIFVTHSISESTVLGNKVVVFTHRPSTIKKTIPIDHKRPRLVEDETLIPYQREISALLRPEVKATEDSQ
- a CDS encoding ABC transporter permease; the protein is MRAKSLGKKIGFYVGIVLVWQALDMANVWPDSVFPSPYEVAEDLGYGAADGTLWIGIGTSLWRLAAGFAIAVAGGIMLGIFMARVNTVNETIGSIVLGLQSIPSVAWAPLAIIWFGLTDAGIIFVTVAGALFAVTINTYTGVKSINPDFIAAAQNMGAKGEQLITKVLIPAAFPYLITGFKQGWAFGWRGVVGAELLFSFLGLGFLLNVGRQLSDVSQVIAMMIVIMIIGIVIDGLIFKRLEDKVMARWGLR
- a CDS encoding 2OG-Fe(II) oxygenase, which encodes MNLQWNPIEMEYKEIGQNKKTLEKIITGESPALIIKNFYNDDSCKTIAQRIEAKTFENNQKIKKIGVSLVSFISRKSEYFIQADALRKTICELFSDLEDPRKKIHNALQVLFPEKQVTIAVENGKKYACGVIRLHELGDFAPIHRDSARFEARSFDVSKFPIQLSTVLYIQQSQKGGELVLHKKSWKKSDEKYRNINFGYSKNVISDCNQSVKIKPNQGDLVIINPIYYHEILPVRANRRITLGLFLAFSRHGDKVVTWS
- a CDS encoding argininosuccinate synthase, with translation MKQKAVLAFSGGLDTSVVIKYLQEKHRMDVITVTVDVGEGSDQKKIAAKAKNLGVLRHYNIDAKQEFVDDFIHPSIKANALYQKKYCLATSLARPLIAQKVLEIAKKEKVDALAHGCTGKGNDQVRFDVTFGSGSNLPIIAPIRDLNLDRTTELEFANKHGIPIDSVSKKFSIDQNLWGRAIEGGNLEDPYAEPPEDAFIWVKTKNLPDKAKYLEIEFDQGIPVAVDKKRLSPIKLIEYVNQVAGSCGVGIVDHIEDRVVGIKSREVYETPAALCLIEAHSDLEKMVHTKHQNKFKALVDQEWTWLAYSGLWQDPLKRDLDKFIDQSQKVVTGTVKLKLYKGSFRVVGRKSKYSLYSHDIATYGKGSAFDQRKATGFVELWGLQTTEANKLSNKR
- a CDS encoding ABC transporter substrate-binding protein, producing MKILPLAGAAVAAIVAIFVILSVVSANDPNKNEVRVAFFANISHAVPIVGMENGYYSDQLGETKIKTKIVDSGPEAIEALFANSIDIAYVGPAPFVNGYVKSGGEGIKIISGAANNGASFVVQKDSTISGPSDLAGKKIAAPFVGNTQDVSLRNYLAENGLKPAEKGGNVIIYNIANAEINTIFAKGEIDAAWVPEPTATMLVENLGGKRLFQEEELWPAKRFPSVVLIGRADYIEKHPEVIQKWLVAHQQAIDWINQNPQQTESTYIKFYKSHTGKTLKENIVHNSFSNIVYTSEVDVDAIKIFAERAYSLGYLGRDGYNLDDIYADTIEEIPWQS
- a CDS encoding homocysteine S-methyltransferase family protein, whose amino-acid sequence is MAQKRPFLDAIKNDILLFDGAMGTEIQKFDPKPEDFPDGKDGFNDGLVLTRPEWIKKIHRSYLEAGADCIETNSFGSNKLKLDEYGFGDKTIEMNKKIAELACSVASEFTDKPRYVIGSMGPTGFLPSSNDPDLGQISLEKIREAYALQAEGLILGGVDALLIETSQDILEVKLAIEGAHEAMAKTKKIPLIANVTLDQYGKMLLGTNVQAAYTTVSDMGIDVFGLNCSTGPIEMTSSVQWLDEQNDLNLLVVPNAGMPENEGGHAVYKMTPEKMSDALGDFLSKYKKVRIIGGCCGTNPAHISALRKVIDARK
- a CDS encoding MFS transporter, with the protein product MQQLNNLLRGATFFQHAGVSIIYVFMPILAQSLTSNIFEVGLTIASFFLAQILSSLYFGRISDAKGVRLTFIRIGFVSCAVMFGLHYIADNSFYLLLVRLGAGVASGMMVPAMLAYTYESGKDKSKVASVISFHALGWLAGIVAAGVANNEKTIFLISAGLFLAGLAFSAKMPNYTMPKEVESGATKKVIAKNKYLFLSLLLRHIGATSVWTILPLVLTQTFGAKLYEVSMVYVANTATSFILMNLMGTKIRTKNVTKFKIGIGLTVFVFAGMAVMNSWWMAIPCMALVGVTWAFLYIGGSIHLMENNPKSTSTGVFNSTISIANVIGPVVAGSIAFWYNQVAVMYFAVGICVVAFLVSLKIKK
- a CDS encoding dihydropteroate synthase gives rise to the protein MKIPRVSSSLKAVELRQEPAPMIIGERLNTQGSKKAKQLVLSDDFDGLIDLARTQVEDGAHCLDVCVATTERSDELEFMKKLVKRLSLEIDAPLVIDSTDPNVIESSIRQIPGKPMINSINLEGDGSRFHKLAPIMAKYGLPAIALCIGPRGMAKTPQEKLETAELLYETGKKYGLREDQFVFDVLTFTLATGEAEFLDAGKNTLEGIKLVKKRFPNAFTTLGLSNISFGLAPAARKILNSVFLYHAVKAGLDSAIVNAKEIVPYPEIDAKERKLVEDLIFNTHPNALAEVIAHFEKAGTQVASAKKVEVDPSWPAGKRANFRIVNRLKDGIENDVVSAIAEKITQKIAISEKDGRKIIDAPKETTHDAAITTLNDDLLPAMKEVGDKFGAGELILPFVLKSAECMKAAVVELEKYLLKEEGTSKGKLVLGTVYGDVHDIGKNLVKTIFENNGYTVYDLGKQVPLQKFVEKINEVKPDAIGLSALLVSTSKQMQHFVEFARENKLAIPVLCGGAAINSNYINRIAKEGAIYPHGVFYCKTMFDGLKTMDRLVSPQRSQFISEWQEKIQNWKETKIEKSQGELPRSDVKPVTPPVAPVLGQPIRLEPKDFDLNKIWEKLSKKSLFVLSWGLRGRGMENADVEGEKMLAEWKKKVMDENLFEPRAVYGYFVCHGRDKLLVDGPNGTVEFDFPRSAQSKHLCLTDYFGENDLVAFQAVTVGNKVQEIIDRWNKEDRYTDAYYLHGLAVETAEAMAELINQRIREELKISGKRGLRYSWGYPSCPDVSQHHLVWNLIDPAKSGMTLTEAGQIIPEQSTAAIVVHHPDAEYFVL